A single region of the Mycobacterium lentiflavum genome encodes:
- a CDS encoding general stress protein, which translates to MTSPFQPGQVPGATPTGAAAGRRSVPQLPTPPKGWPVGSYPTYAEAQRAVDYLSEQQFPVQQVTIVGVDLMQVERVTGRLSWPKVLGGGVLSGAWLGLFIGLVLGFFSPNPWGALATGLVAGVFFGLITSAVPYAMARGTRDFSSTMQLVAGRYDVLCDPQNAERARDLLARLAI; encoded by the coding sequence CTTTCCAGCCTGGCCAAGTCCCTGGTGCAACGCCCACTGGCGCGGCCGCGGGCCGGCGCAGTGTGCCGCAGCTGCCGACTCCCCCCAAGGGCTGGCCGGTGGGCTCCTATCCCACCTATGCCGAGGCGCAGCGCGCCGTCGACTACCTGTCCGAGCAGCAGTTCCCGGTGCAGCAGGTGACCATCGTCGGCGTGGACCTGATGCAGGTCGAGCGGGTCACCGGCCGCCTTTCGTGGCCCAAGGTGCTCGGTGGTGGTGTGCTCAGCGGGGCCTGGCTCGGGCTGTTCATCGGGTTGGTGCTCGGCTTCTTCAGCCCCAACCCGTGGGGCGCGCTGGCGACGGGTTTGGTCGCCGGGGTGTTCTTCGGTTTGATCACTTCCGCTGTTCCGTACGCAATGGCCCGTGGCACCAGGGATTTCAGTTCGACGATGCAATTGGTCGCCGGCCGCTACGACGTACTCTGTGATCCGCAGAACGCCGAGCGGGCCCGGGATTTGCTTGCCCGACTGGCGATTTGA
- a CDS encoding carbohydrate ABC transporter permease, protein MLVAPAATLMLAVTAYPIGYAVWLSLQHNNLATPNDTRFIGLGNYQTILTDRYWWTALAVTLAITVVSVSLEFVLGLALALVMHHTLIGRGVVRTAVLVPYGIVTVVAAYSWYYAWTPGTGYLADLLPHGSAPLTQQIPSLGIVVIAEVWKTTPFMSLLLLAGLALVPEDLLKAGQVDGAGAWRRLTRIMLPIMKPAVVVALLFRTLDAFRIFDNIYVLTEGNNNTGSVSILGYDNLFEGFDVGLGSAISVLIFVCVGVIALIFIKVFGAATPGGEVDGR, encoded by the coding sequence ATGCTCGTTGCGCCCGCGGCGACGCTGATGCTGGCGGTGACGGCCTACCCGATCGGTTACGCGGTCTGGCTGAGCCTGCAGCACAACAATCTGGCCACCCCGAACGACACCAGGTTCATCGGATTGGGCAACTACCAGACGATCCTCACCGACCGGTATTGGTGGACGGCGCTGGCGGTGACGCTGGCGATCACGGTGGTGTCGGTGTCGCTCGAGTTCGTGCTCGGCCTGGCGCTTGCGCTGGTGATGCATCACACCCTGATCGGCAGGGGCGTCGTTCGCACCGCGGTGCTGGTGCCGTACGGCATCGTGACCGTGGTCGCCGCCTACAGCTGGTACTACGCCTGGACGCCGGGCACCGGCTATCTGGCCGACTTGCTACCGCATGGCAGCGCGCCGCTGACCCAGCAAATCCCTTCGCTGGGCATCGTCGTGATCGCCGAGGTCTGGAAGACGACGCCGTTCATGTCGCTGCTGCTGCTGGCCGGGCTGGCGCTGGTGCCAGAGGATTTGCTGAAGGCCGGGCAGGTCGACGGCGCCGGCGCCTGGCGGCGGCTGACCAGGATCATGCTGCCGATCATGAAACCGGCGGTCGTGGTCGCGCTGCTGTTCCGGACCCTGGACGCCTTTCGTATCTTCGACAACATCTACGTGCTGACCGAGGGCAACAACAACACCGGTTCGGTGTCAATCCTGGGTTACGACAACCTGTTTGAGGGCTTCGACGTCGGCCTCGGCTCGGCGATCAGCGTGCTGATCTTCGTCTGCGTCGGCGTCATCGCGCTGATCTTTATCAAGGTGTTCGGCGCCGCGACTCCGGGTGGTGAGGTCGATGGGCGCTGA
- a CDS encoding extracellular solute-binding protein: protein MVSRHGRVRRWSAIVLATLTVSLLPACGSGHGGLVVTFYTPAADGATFDEVARRCSQEAGGRYTVSHISLPRAPGAQRLQYARRLAGHDRTMDVMSLDVIWTAEFAEAGWVLPLSEDPAGRAEADATVDTLPGPLATAGWKHRLYAAPITTNTQLLWYRPDLVHQPPRDWNDMVAEATRLHAAGLPSWIAVQAHQDEGLVVWFNTLLVSGGGQVLSDDGRQVTLTDTPAHRAATVGALRILKAVATAPGADPSINRTDASTARLALEQGNAALEVNWPYVMASMLENAVKGGVNFLPLNQNPALAGSINQFGTFVPSDEQYQIAYQASQKVFGFAPYPGVAAGRPAKVTIGGLNLAVASTTRHKAEAFEAIRCLRNLQNQKYISISGGLPAVRTSVYTDPQFQTKYPMYAIIRQQLTDAAVRPATPAYQAVSIRLAAALSPITEIDPERTADELAIQVRKAIDGKGLLP, encoded by the coding sequence CTGGTGAGTCGCCACGGGCGGGTGCGCCGATGGAGCGCAATCGTGCTGGCGACACTGACCGTGTCGCTGTTGCCCGCCTGCGGGTCCGGCCACGGCGGCCTGGTGGTCACCTTCTACACCCCGGCCGCCGACGGCGCGACGTTCGACGAAGTCGCGCGGCGCTGCAGCCAGGAGGCCGGCGGCCGGTACACCGTTTCGCACATCAGCCTCCCCAGAGCCCCTGGCGCGCAACGGTTGCAATACGCCCGACGGCTGGCCGGCCATGACCGCACGATGGACGTGATGTCGCTGGACGTGATCTGGACCGCGGAGTTCGCCGAAGCGGGCTGGGTGCTGCCGCTGTCCGAGGACCCGGCCGGTCGGGCCGAGGCCGACGCGACCGTCGACACGCTGCCGGGCCCGCTCGCCACGGCTGGCTGGAAACACCGGCTGTACGCCGCGCCCATCACGACCAACACCCAATTGTTATGGTATCGACCAGATTTGGTGCATCAACCACCGCGCGATTGGAACGACATGGTCGCCGAGGCGACCCGATTGCACGCTGCCGGGTTACCCAGCTGGATCGCCGTGCAGGCCCACCAGGACGAGGGCCTGGTGGTGTGGTTCAACACGCTGCTGGTCAGCGGCGGCGGGCAGGTGCTCTCCGACGACGGTCGGCAGGTGACCCTGACTGACACCCCGGCACACCGCGCCGCCACCGTCGGCGCGCTGCGCATCCTCAAGGCGGTGGCCACCGCGCCGGGAGCCGACCCGTCGATCAATCGTACCGACGCAAGCACGGCGCGGCTGGCGCTCGAACAGGGCAACGCCGCGTTGGAAGTCAACTGGCCCTACGTCATGGCGTCGATGCTGGAGAACGCGGTCAAGGGCGGCGTGAACTTCCTTCCGCTCAACCAGAATCCTGCGCTGGCCGGCAGCATCAACCAGTTCGGCACTTTCGTGCCCAGCGACGAGCAATACCAGATCGCGTATCAGGCCAGCCAAAAGGTGTTCGGCTTCGCGCCCTACCCCGGTGTGGCGGCGGGCCGGCCGGCCAAGGTGACGATCGGCGGGCTGAACCTGGCGGTGGCCAGCACCACCCGGCACAAGGCCGAGGCCTTCGAGGCGATCCGGTGCCTGCGCAACCTGCAGAACCAGAAGTACATTTCGATCAGCGGCGGCCTGCCGGCCGTGCGGACATCGGTGTACACCGATCCGCAATTCCAGACCAAATACCCGATGTACGCGATCATTCGCCAGCAATTGACCGACGCCGCGGTGCGCCCCGCGACGCCGGCCTACCAGGCGGTGTCCATCCGGCTGGCGGCGGCGCTGAGCCCGATCACCGAGATCGACCCGGAGCGCACCGCCGACGAGCTCGCCATCCAGGTGCGCAAGGCGATCGACGGTAAGGGCCTGTTGCCGTGA